A genomic segment from Peribacillus sp. ACCC06369 encodes:
- a CDS encoding metalloregulator ArsR/SmtB family transcription factor: MKTIEIFKALSNESRLQILQWLKAPELHFTPHEGIDMKETGVCVSQITEKLNMTQSTASQYLSMLLRAGLIKTERIGKFTYYKRDEDAISKITDFLKEEV, encoded by the coding sequence ATGAAAACAATCGAGATATTTAAAGCATTATCCAATGAATCCAGGTTGCAAATCTTACAATGGCTCAAGGCGCCTGAACTCCACTTCACCCCTCATGAGGGAATAGATATGAAGGAAACCGGCGTTTGTGTAAGTCAGATTACAGAAAAATTAAACATGACCCAATCCACGGCCTCTCAATACCTCTCGATGCTTCTTAGAGCAGGATTGATCAAGACGGAGCGGATAGGAAAGTTTACGTATTACAAACGAGATGAAGATGCAATCTCAAAAATTACTGATTTCTTGAAAGAAGAAGTATGA